One Rhodothermales bacterium genomic window carries:
- a CDS encoding TatD family hydrolase — MLIDTHAHIYLDRFEPDRDAMMGRAKEAGVEAIVMPAIDVASVEQALALCDRYPGLYVMAALHPSETKAARESDFEAIASFCADARVVAVGESGMDYYWDRSFDAEQESAFRRHIRLAIETELPLILHSRDKQGRDEVHRDMVRILKEEGAGDPRLRGIFHCFGGPAWLVDEAIGMGFLLGIGGTLTFKNSGVAELVREVPLEHLVLETDAPYLAPEPHRGKRNEPAYVRLVAERLAAIRQLSLDDVAAVTTQNARRLFGIG; from the coding sequence ATGCTGATCGATACCCACGCGCATATTTACCTCGATCGATTTGAACCGGATCGTGACGCCATGATGGGGCGGGCGAAGGAGGCCGGGGTGGAGGCTATAGTGATGCCGGCGATCGATGTGGCTTCGGTGGAGCAGGCCCTGGCGCTGTGTGATCGGTATCCGGGACTGTACGTGATGGCTGCGTTGCATCCGTCGGAGACGAAAGCGGCGCGGGAGTCGGACTTCGAGGCGATCGCGTCGTTCTGTGCGGATGCGCGGGTGGTTGCGGTCGGGGAGTCCGGGATGGATTATTACTGGGACCGGTCGTTCGATGCCGAGCAGGAAAGCGCGTTCCGCCGGCACATTCGCCTCGCCATCGAAACGGAATTGCCCCTCATCTTGCACAGCCGCGACAAACAGGGGCGCGACGAAGTCCATCGCGACATGGTCCGCATCCTCAAGGAGGAAGGCGCCGGCGATCCGCGGTTGCGCGGCATTTTTCACTGCTTCGGCGGGCCGGCGTGGCTCGTCGACGAGGCGATCGGGATGGGATTCCTGCTGGGCATCGGCGGCACGCTGACCTTCAAGAATAGCGGCGTCGCCGAACTCGTTCGCGAGGTGCCGCTGGAGCATCTCGTCCTCGAAACGGACGCCCCGTATCTGGCGCCGGAGCCCCACCGCGGCAAGCGAAACGAGCCGGCGTACGTCCGGCTCGTCGCCGAGCGGCTGGCGGCGATCAGGCAGCTTTCGCTCGACGACGTAGCCGCCGTCACCACGCAGAACGCGCGCCGGCTGTTCGGTATCGGGTAG
- the pyrE gene encoding orotate phosphoribosyltransferase — translation MSDQSLRERKIAGALLSIGAVALSPDAPFTWASGLRSPIYCDNRLTMAYPAIRRQIAEGFRDLIAEHGLAPEVIAGTATAGIPHAAWLADTLGVPMVYVRSKPKEHGRQNQIEGLLEPGRAVVVIEDLISTGGSSMAAVQALREAGARVLAVLGIFSYGFPEAKTLFAEAGIPAHTLTTFAALMDVAAEEGRIPAASKSVLDTWRRDPKAWSAAH, via the coding sequence ATGTCCGATCAATCGTTGCGCGAGCGAAAAATCGCCGGCGCGCTCCTCTCCATCGGCGCCGTTGCGCTCTCGCCCGATGCGCCGTTCACCTGGGCCTCGGGTCTTCGGTCGCCGATCTATTGCGACAACCGCCTCACGATGGCCTATCCCGCGATCCGCCGGCAGATCGCCGAAGGATTCCGCGATCTCATCGCCGAACACGGTCTGGCCCCCGAGGTGATCGCCGGCACCGCCACGGCCGGCATCCCGCATGCCGCCTGGCTGGCCGATACACTCGGTGTGCCGATGGTGTACGTCCGGTCGAAGCCCAAGGAGCATGGCCGGCAGAACCAGATCGAGGGCCTGCTCGAGCCCGGACGGGCCGTGGTCGTCATCGAGGACCTGATCTCCACCGGGGGCTCGTCGATGGCTGCCGTACAGGCGCTCCGCGAGGCCGGCGCCCGGGTGCTGGCGGTGCTGGGCATCTTCTCCTATGGATTTCCCGAGGCGAAAACGCTGTTTGCCGAGGCCGGCATCCCGGCCCACACCCTGACGACGTTCGCGGCGCTCATGGATGTAGCCGCCGAGGAAGGGCGCATTCCCGCCGCCTCCAAGTCGGTGCTGGATACCTGGCGACGCGACCCCAAGGCGTGGAGCGCCGCGCATTGA
- a CDS encoding competence/damage-inducible protein A, with amino-acid sequence MHAHIITVGDELLIGQVVNTNVSWLGEQLTLYGVTVAQTITVPDEQPAIEAAIARAWAEADVVVITGGLGPTHDDVTREAIAAFLGGDLVFHPEILEHIQGIFDRFKRTMPESNRAQALVPAGCEVLHNPVGTAPGLWYDGVARGKEGLLFVCPGVPREMKRLTADHLLPRLTRTGRLRNFKHLTIHTVGIGESHLAERLGEIVTGLGPRQRLAFLPDLGSVRLRITAFADEAAEALRQVEEFAVRVRERLGHHVVGVDEEVLEQAIGRLLREKGLTVATAESCTGGLIGDRITNVSGASDYFRGGVVAYCNSVKSTVLGVSDEVLRAEGAVSEQVAIQMAQGVRSLLGADIGLSSTGIMGPGGGTPEKPVGTIWVGYADALSAEARLIESHRDRLSNKQYASTTVLDMLRKKLL; translated from the coding sequence ATGCACGCACACATCATCACGGTCGGCGACGAGCTCCTGATCGGTCAGGTCGTTAATACCAATGTATCCTGGCTTGGCGAACAGCTCACCCTCTACGGCGTGACGGTTGCCCAGACCATCACGGTGCCGGACGAGCAGCCGGCCATCGAGGCGGCCATCGCGCGGGCCTGGGCGGAGGCGGACGTGGTCGTCATCACGGGCGGACTCGGGCCCACCCACGACGACGTGACCCGTGAGGCGATCGCGGCTTTTCTGGGCGGCGATCTCGTCTTTCATCCAGAAATCCTCGAACACATCCAGGGCATTTTCGATCGGTTCAAGCGCACCATGCCGGAAAGCAACCGCGCGCAGGCGCTGGTGCCGGCAGGATGCGAAGTGCTCCACAATCCGGTGGGGACGGCGCCCGGACTGTGGTACGACGGCGTCGCGCGCGGCAAGGAGGGCCTGCTGTTCGTGTGCCCGGGCGTCCCCCGGGAGATGAAACGGCTCACCGCGGATCACCTGCTGCCCCGGCTGACCCGGACCGGCCGGCTCCGGAATTTCAAACATCTCACGATCCACACCGTGGGGATCGGGGAGTCGCATCTGGCGGAACGACTGGGCGAGATCGTGACGGGCCTCGGCCCGCGCCAGCGTCTTGCGTTTCTGCCCGACCTCGGGAGTGTGCGGCTGCGCATCACGGCGTTCGCGGACGAGGCGGCGGAGGCGCTGCGCCAGGTAGAAGAGTTTGCGGTGCGCGTCCGCGAGCGGCTGGGGCACCATGTGGTGGGGGTGGACGAAGAGGTGCTGGAGCAGGCGATCGGCCGGCTGCTGCGCGAAAAGGGCCTCACCGTGGCAACCGCGGAGAGCTGCACCGGCGGGCTCATCGGCGACCGGATCACCAACGTGAGCGGGGCCTCCGATTATTTTCGCGGGGGGGTCGTCGCGTACTGCAACAGCGTAAAGAGCACGGTGCTGGGGGTGTCCGACGAGGTACTGCGCGCCGAGGGAGCCGTGAGCGAGCAGGTGGCGATCCAGATGGCGCAGGGCGTGCGAAGCCTCCTGGGCGCCGACATCGGCCTGTCGTCCACCGGTATCATGGGCCCCGGCGGCGGCACGCCCGAGAAGCCGGTCGGGACCATCTGGGTCGGCTACGCGGACGCCCTCAGCGCGGAAGCGCGGCTCATCGAATCCCACCGCGACCGCCTCTCGAACAAGCAATACGCCAGCACGACCGTGCTGGACATGCTGAGGAAAAAGCTGCTGTAA
- a CDS encoding response regulator transcription factor, which yields MNDQHLDTSMPVATPIRVWMIEDDAMYAQLFSNVISQFAGIECRRVFETAEIAFKAFDVLDERPDVVILDIEIRDGMNGIDSIRPLKERIPTTPIVMHTVNDTAEYIYDALRLGASGFISKHLRFEDIADGIRRAVDGALFMEPEIARKVLGFFKRRQQRSPEDYELTDRQFEVLKHLCDGKSQKEIANLLCISSRTVDNHIRTIYQKLHVHSGIEAVAKAFREGLIDPLD from the coding sequence ATGAACGATCAACATCTGGATACATCGATGCCTGTCGCAACTCCCATTCGAGTCTGGATGATCGAAGACGATGCGATGTATGCGCAGCTGTTTAGCAACGTGATCAGCCAGTTCGCGGGGATCGAGTGCCGGCGGGTGTTCGAAACGGCCGAAATCGCTTTTAAGGCATTCGATGTGCTCGATGAGCGACCTGATGTCGTGATTCTCGATATCGAAATTCGTGATGGAATGAACGGAATCGACAGTATCAGGCCACTCAAGGAGAGAATCCCGACGACGCCGATCGTCATGCATACCGTCAATGACACAGCGGAATACATTTACGATGCGTTACGTCTTGGCGCTTCCGGGTTTATCAGCAAGCATCTGCGGTTCGAGGATATAGCGGACGGGATCCGGCGCGCTGTCGACGGGGCGCTGTTCATGGAGCCGGAAATCGCGAGGAAGGTACTCGGTTTTTTTAAGAGGCGACAGCAGCGTTCGCCGGAAGACTATGAGCTGACGGACCGGCAATTCGAGGTGCTGAAGCACCTTTGCGATGGAAAGAGCCAGAAGGAAATAGCTAATCTGCTATGCATATCGTCCCGTACAGTCGACAATCATATCCGCACAATCTATCAGAAATTGCATGTCCACTCCGGCATAGAGGCCGTTGCAAAGGCATTTCGAGAGGGACTCATCGATCCACTGGATTGA
- a CDS encoding ATP-binding protein, which yields MPFQSRRHTTGRQKPGIILVLGAILAALPNAGVAQRADLHLNRYMVRNWSAIDGLPVDYVGETRLGPDGTLWVSTFYGLARFDGTSFQTLSNDAVSGWGRSNRIAGFCPDDAGVWFLTAGGDDALYRWDADTEDRVVQYATGINALMCLGDRIAVRSKDEMRLFEGGSWARRFPANETEQLLVDGEYTLWMSGIGRLTRIMRDTAIVYTSAEGIPPDLDDADRNWRSIFSQVAIGGEGTPYLANGEGVYGLRNGRWERIAPLDNQVYGRLTVSDDEGGTIWSLYPDGLTAWRDGQVRRLPLPEAPIDLVKDRIMLYNVQDHLFLILRKDYASQLYAYDAHEHWVPIGLDRYLVKVVNHVAMDRAGVLWMATDQGLLQVVPRRVEAITPDEGLLDPQVYALAPDGEGGVWISVWTKGVQRFHEGQFTALDRTNGLQDNHVKSFHLAPDGSFWIGAQGAVLRVAGGRIVEHLVIDQPATPVPTNVVHVEKTGQMWVATAGGLYRRSGDRLVEAEWAGMPLPARRSIRGMLSSGADSLYLATDLGLYLTLDRRKAERIPLIDSSLRLTSIMEDAAGDRWITTDGAGLLRLHGHRIVRYTAEMGLRRNTLQFVLEDRHGDIWVGLEAEVMRLSRASLDAVMLGRQGRLDVLSLDVEDGIPGGEIMRTRNAAFVAQDGRLWVGTGRGVAIINPDSIATHPPDVALKDVAINGVSVPWEHESRFLPGARNSIHFTLSTRSAAKKRRTEFRFRLMGRDEGWTGTDRQDVLYQRLDPGAYMFEAFAVDKDGRRSEHTVRYPFVIEAEFYRTAWFRAVAALLLVGAIAAAGYRRERRRRMAFAQAQREHRYEERERLSRDLHDDLLNNINIHKKGLELLQQGETLSDTGRTLLDVEIHTMDELMGSLQDTVWYSDPKNDRLDALASRMERWLRRLPTPPRVSLDVRPEEGVPGIPLEEERRRHVFMLFKEAVGNAVKHAACTQIAVSIAYENERFRFAVGDNGVGFDRDGITHGNGLANMEHRARKAGGLLSINSVKGVGTRVEFELELETPA from the coding sequence ATGCCATTTCAGTCCCGTCGCCACACCACTGGGCGCCAGAAGCCGGGCATTATCCTCGTTCTGGGCGCCATCCTGGCCGCGCTGCCCAACGCCGGCGTCGCCCAGCGCGCGGACCTGCACCTGAATCGTTACATGGTGCGCAACTGGTCGGCGATCGACGGATTGCCGGTGGATTATGTCGGCGAAACCAGGTTGGGCCCCGATGGCACGTTATGGGTATCGACCTTTTACGGACTGGCCCGGTTCGATGGAACGTCCTTCCAGACCCTGTCCAACGACGCGGTCAGCGGCTGGGGACGCTCGAACCGGATCGCCGGGTTTTGCCCCGATGACGCCGGCGTGTGGTTTTTGACAGCAGGCGGTGACGATGCGCTCTACCGGTGGGACGCGGATACGGAGGACCGAGTCGTTCAGTATGCGACGGGCATAAATGCCTTGATGTGTCTCGGCGACCGCATCGCCGTCCGATCGAAGGATGAGATGCGATTGTTTGAAGGAGGAAGTTGGGCGAGACGGTTTCCGGCCAATGAGACGGAGCAGCTGCTGGTGGATGGCGAATACACGTTGTGGATGAGCGGCATCGGTCGCCTGACCCGCATCATGCGGGATACCGCGATCGTCTACACATCCGCAGAGGGCATCCCGCCCGATTTGGACGATGCGGACCGCAACTGGAGGAGCATCTTTTCGCAGGTGGCGATCGGAGGTGAGGGCACACCCTATCTAGCCAATGGCGAGGGCGTGTATGGCCTGCGCAACGGCCGATGGGAACGCATTGCTCCTCTTGACAACCAGGTTTATGGACGTTTGACCGTGTCGGATGACGAAGGGGGGACGATCTGGAGCCTCTATCCGGATGGCTTGACCGCATGGCGGGACGGACAGGTGCGGCGGCTACCGCTACCGGAGGCGCCCATCGACCTCGTCAAAGACCGCATCATGCTCTACAACGTCCAGGATCATCTGTTTTTGATCCTCCGGAAAGACTACGCGTCACAGTTGTACGCGTACGATGCGCATGAACACTGGGTCCCCATCGGGCTCGATCGCTATCTCGTGAAGGTGGTGAATCACGTGGCGATGGATCGGGCCGGCGTGCTGTGGATGGCGACAGATCAAGGGCTTCTGCAAGTCGTGCCCCGGAGGGTGGAGGCGATCACACCCGATGAAGGTTTGCTCGATCCGCAGGTTTATGCCCTGGCGCCGGACGGGGAAGGGGGGGTATGGATCAGCGTGTGGACCAAAGGCGTGCAGCGCTTCCACGAGGGGCAGTTTACCGCGCTGGACCGCACCAATGGGCTTCAGGACAATCACGTGAAGTCGTTTCACCTCGCGCCCGACGGATCGTTCTGGATCGGTGCGCAGGGCGCCGTGCTGCGGGTCGCCGGCGGTCGGATCGTGGAGCACCTCGTCATCGATCAGCCGGCGACTCCAGTGCCGACCAATGTCGTGCATGTCGAAAAAACCGGACAGATGTGGGTGGCCACGGCCGGAGGCCTGTACAGGCGAAGCGGAGACCGGCTGGTGGAAGCGGAATGGGCCGGCATGCCTCTGCCCGCCAGAAGGTCGATCCGGGGCATGCTTTCGTCCGGCGCGGATAGCCTCTACCTGGCCACGGATCTGGGGCTTTATCTTACCCTCGACCGGCGGAAGGCCGAGCGCATCCCGTTGATCGACAGCAGCCTGCGGCTTACTTCGATCATGGAAGACGCCGCCGGCGACCGATGGATCACGACCGACGGCGCCGGATTGCTCCGGCTGCACGGCCACCGCATCGTCCGGTATACCGCCGAGATGGGGCTCCGTCGCAATACATTGCAGTTTGTTCTGGAGGATCGCCACGGCGACATCTGGGTCGGGCTGGAGGCCGAAGTCATGCGCCTGAGCAGAGCCAGCCTGGATGCGGTCATGCTGGGGAGGCAGGGGCGTCTCGATGTCCTCTCGCTCGACGTCGAAGATGGTATCCCGGGCGGCGAGATCATGCGGACCCGCAATGCGGCCTTCGTCGCACAGGACGGCAGGCTGTGGGTGGGCACGGGGCGCGGCGTGGCGATCATCAATCCCGACTCCATCGCAACGCACCCGCCGGATGTTGCGCTCAAGGATGTGGCCATCAACGGCGTTTCCGTGCCCTGGGAGCATGAAAGTCGCTTCCTGCCCGGTGCACGGAATAGCATTCATTTCACCCTGTCGACGCGTAGCGCGGCGAAAAAACGTCGCACGGAATTTCGATTCCGATTGATGGGGCGGGATGAGGGGTGGACCGGGACCGATCGTCAGGATGTGCTGTATCAGCGCCTCGATCCGGGCGCCTATATGTTTGAGGCCTTTGCGGTGGACAAGGACGGCCGGCGTAGCGAGCACACGGTTCGTTATCCGTTCGTGATCGAAGCGGAGTTTTATCGGACGGCCTGGTTTCGTGCCGTCGCGGCACTTCTACTCGTTGGCGCGATCGCCGCGGCAGGCTACCGACGCGAACGCCGGCGAAGGATGGCCTTCGCACAGGCGCAGCGCGAGCACCGCTACGAGGAACGCGAACGCCTATCGCGCGACCTGCACGACGACCTGCTCAACAACATCAACATCCATAAAAAAGGGCTTGAGCTGCTCCAGCAGGGTGAGACGCTGTCGGATACGGGCCGGACCCTGCTGGATGTCGAGATCCACACGATGGATGAGCTGATGGGGTCGTTGCAGGACACGGTGTGGTACTCCGATCCCAAAAACGACCGCCTCGATGCCCTGGCGAGCCGCATGGAGCGCTGGCTGCGCCGGCTACCCACTCCGCCCAGGGTATCGCTGGACGTGCGCCCGGAAGAAGGTGTCCCGGGTATTCCGCTTGAAGAGGAACGCCGGCGGCATGTCTTCATGCTGTTCAAGGAAGCCGTCGGGAATGCCGTAAAGCACGCGGCGTGCACGCAGATCGCCGTCTCGATCGCCTATGAAAATGAACGTTTCCGGTTTGCCGTGGGCGACAATGGGGTAGGATTTGATCGCGATGGAATTACACACGGCAATGGTCTGGCAAACATGGAGCATCGTGCCCGGAAAGCCGGCGGTTTGCTGTCGATCAACAGCGTGAAGGGCGTCGGAACGCGGGTGGAATTTGAGCTGGAACTCGAAACGCCGGCCTAG
- the dnaK gene encoding molecular chaperone DnaK produces the protein MGKTIGIDLGTTNSVVAVMEGGEPVVITNAEGARTTPSVVAFKTDGERLVGAPAKRQAITNPKNTLFSIKRFMGRQFDEVSEEMKTVPYQVVKGDGGTARVDVNERVYTPQEISAMVLQKLKQTAEDYLGESVTEAVITVPAYFNDAQRKATKEAGEIAGLNVRRIINEPTAAALAYGLDKKDTDRIIAVYDLGGGTYDISILELGDGVFEVKSTNGDTHLGGDDFDQRLIDYIADEFKKSEGIDLRKDPMALQRLKEAAEKAKIELSSGAQTAINLPFITATQDGPKHLNMELSRAKFEQLVDDLVDRTIPPMEKALKDAGLSKSEIDEVILVGGSTRIPLVQQTVEKFFGKKPNRSVNPDEVVALGAAVQGGVLSGDVSDVLLLDVTPLNLGIETLGGVMTVLIPANTTIPTRKSEVFSTASDSQPSVEIHVLQGDREMAEGNRTIGRFHLDGIPPAPRGIPQIQVSFDIDADGILSVSAKDQSTGKEQTIRIEASSGLSKDEIEKMRTDARSHANEDKKRRENVEKTNSANALVYTTEKNLKDYGDKISSDKRAKIDAALERLKQATANGTDVAEIDSALAQLNDAWAAAGEDLHKASQEAASAEGAPASDAGEPGEEVKDVDYEVVDEEDDKK, from the coding sequence ATGGGTAAGACAATTGGAATCGATCTCGGCACGACGAACTCGGTGGTTGCCGTCATGGAAGGGGGTGAACCGGTCGTCATCACCAATGCCGAGGGTGCGCGCACGACGCCTTCCGTCGTAGCGTTCAAGACAGACGGAGAGCGGCTCGTGGGCGCGCCGGCCAAGCGGCAGGCCATCACCAATCCCAAGAATACCCTCTTCTCCATCAAGCGCTTCATGGGCCGCCAGTTCGATGAAGTGAGCGAGGAAATGAAGACCGTCCCGTACCAGGTCGTCAAGGGCGACGGCGGCACGGCACGTGTCGACGTGAACGAGCGCGTTTATACGCCGCAGGAGATCTCGGCGATGGTCCTGCAGAAGCTGAAGCAGACCGCCGAAGACTACCTCGGCGAGAGCGTCACGGAAGCCGTCATCACGGTGCCGGCCTACTTCAACGACGCGCAGCGCAAGGCCACGAAGGAAGCCGGCGAAATCGCCGGCCTGAACGTCCGCCGTATCATCAACGAGCCGACGGCCGCCGCACTGGCGTACGGGCTCGACAAGAAGGATACCGACCGCATCATCGCCGTGTACGACCTCGGCGGCGGCACGTACGACATCTCGATCCTCGAACTGGGCGACGGCGTCTTCGAAGTGAAGTCGACCAACGGCGACACGCACCTCGGCGGCGACGACTTCGACCAGCGCCTGATCGACTATATCGCCGACGAGTTCAAGAAGAGCGAAGGCATCGACCTCCGGAAGGACCCCATGGCGCTGCAGCGCCTCAAGGAGGCGGCTGAAAAGGCCAAGATCGAACTCTCGAGCGGCGCACAGACGGCGATCAACCTGCCGTTTATCACCGCCACGCAGGACGGTCCGAAGCACCTGAACATGGAGCTCTCGCGCGCCAAGTTCGAGCAGCTGGTGGACGACCTGGTCGACCGGACGATCCCGCCGATGGAAAAGGCGCTCAAGGACGCCGGCCTCTCGAAGAGCGAAATCGACGAAGTCATCCTCGTCGGCGGCTCGACGCGTATTCCGCTCGTGCAGCAGACGGTCGAGAAGTTCTTCGGCAAGAAGCCGAACCGGTCGGTGAACCCGGACGAAGTCGTGGCCCTCGGCGCGGCCGTCCAGGGCGGCGTGCTCTCCGGCGACGTGAGCGATGTGCTCCTGCTCGACGTCACCCCGCTGAACCTGGGCATCGAAACCCTCGGCGGCGTGATGACGGTGCTCATCCCGGCCAACACGACGATCCCGACCCGCAAGAGCGAAGTGTTCTCGACGGCGTCGGACAGCCAGCCGAGCGTGGAAATCCACGTGCTCCAGGGCGACCGCGAGATGGCGGAAGGCAACCGGACTATCGGCCGCTTCCACCTCGACGGCATCCCGCCGGCGCCGCGCGGCATCCCGCAGATTCAGGTCAGCTTCGACATCGACGCCGACGGCATCCTGAGCGTGTCCGCCAAGGACCAGTCGACCGGCAAGGAGCAGACCATCCGCATCGAAGCCTCGAGCGGCCTCTCGAAGGATGAAATCGAGAAGATGCGCACGGACGCCCGCTCGCACGCCAACGAGGACAAGAAGCGCCGCGAGAACGTCGAAAAGACCAACTCGGCCAACGCGCTGGTCTACACGACCGAAAAGAACCTCAAGGACTACGGCGACAAGATCTCGTCCGACAAGCGGGCCAAGATCGACGCCGCGCTCGAGCGCCTGAAACAGGCAACCGCCAACGGCACGGACGTGGCCGAAATCGACTCCGCCCTCGCGCAGTTGAACGACGCCTGGGCCGCCGCCGGCGAAGACTTGCACAAGGCGAGCCAGGAAGCCGCCTCGGCGGAGGGCGCGCCGGCCAGCGATGCCGGCGAACCCGGCGAAGAGGTGAAGGATGTCGACTACGAAGTGGTCGACGAAGAGGACGACAAGAAATAA
- the pgsA gene encoding CDP-diacylglycerol--glycerol-3-phosphate 3-phosphatidyltransferase: protein MKNVPNAITIARIVLTPVVLVLLFSESFAGRLGALLVFVIAAISDYYDGKLARSYAVRSRLGQFLDPFADKVLVLGTFAALALLIPHIVPWWAVALIAARDAMVTGLRAWHESRGRSLRTLPMAKAKTTVQLTFLIATLLLMTMTKVKGAVGEFADWLLGSWIPYACLLFTVAFTVWTGIVYAMNREVGTT, encoded by the coding sequence ATGAAGAACGTTCCCAACGCCATAACGATCGCCCGGATCGTCCTCACGCCCGTGGTGCTCGTCTTACTTTTTTCCGAGTCTTTCGCCGGCCGGTTGGGGGCGCTCCTCGTCTTCGTCATCGCGGCGATCTCGGATTACTACGATGGGAAGCTCGCCCGGTCCTACGCGGTGCGCTCCCGGCTGGGGCAGTTTCTCGACCCCTTCGCGGACAAGGTGCTGGTGCTCGGGACTTTCGCCGCGCTGGCCCTGCTGATCCCCCATATCGTCCCCTGGTGGGCGGTGGCGCTCATTGCGGCGCGCGATGCCATGGTCACCGGGCTGCGGGCATGGCATGAATCCCGAGGCCGCAGCCTCCGGACGCTGCCGATGGCCAAGGCGAAAACGACGGTCCAGCTCACCTTCCTGATCGCCACCCTGCTGCTCATGACGATGACCAAGGTGAAAGGGGCCGTGGGCGAGTTTGCGGACTGGCTGCTGGGCAGCTGGATACCGTACGCCTGTCTGCTGTTCACCGTGGCCTTTACGGTGTGGACCGGAATCGTGTACGCCATGAACCGAGAAGTAGGCACGACGTGA
- the recA gene encoding recombinase RecA — protein MAATESPKQKALDLAVKQIEKQFGKGAIMRLGDAPIVAVESISTGSLALDAALGVWGVPRGRIIEIYGPESSGKTTLATHILAEAQKAGGACAFIDAEHAFDATYAKKLGVDVDNLLVSQPDAGEQALNICDMLVRSGALDVVVIDSVAALVPQSELEGDMGDSSMGLQARLMSQAMRKLTGTINRTKTVLIFINQIREKIGVMFGNPETTTGGRALKFYASVRMDIRRIGAIKEGTEVVGNRTRVKVVKNKVAPPFREAEFDIIYGEGISAIGELIDLAVSFEIIQKSGAWYAYGDQKIGQGREATKNWLRESAAVQEEIKKRVKDAMGVDAEGNKPKGGASSNGEDDSYDD, from the coding sequence ATGGCAGCAACCGAATCACCGAAGCAGAAAGCGCTGGACCTGGCCGTCAAGCAGATCGAGAAACAGTTCGGCAAGGGGGCGATCATGCGCCTGGGCGATGCGCCGATCGTGGCCGTGGAGTCGATTTCGACGGGCTCGCTCGCGCTGGATGCCGCCCTGGGCGTTTGGGGCGTGCCTCGCGGGCGCATCATCGAAATCTACGGCCCGGAATCGTCGGGTAAAACGACGCTTGCGACGCACATCCTGGCCGAAGCGCAGAAGGCCGGCGGGGCCTGCGCCTTCATCGACGCCGAGCATGCGTTCGACGCCACCTACGCGAAGAAGCTGGGGGTGGACGTTGATAACCTGCTGGTTTCGCAACCCGATGCCGGCGAGCAGGCGCTCAACATCTGCGACATGCTCGTGCGCAGCGGCGCGCTTGACGTGGTGGTGATCGACTCGGTCGCGGCGCTCGTCCCGCAGTCTGAACTCGAAGGCGACATGGGCGACAGCAGCATGGGCCTCCAGGCCCGGCTCATGAGCCAGGCCATGCGTAAACTCACCGGCACCATCAACCGCACGAAGACGGTGCTGATCTTCATCAACCAGATCCGTGAGAAGATCGGGGTGATGTTCGGCAATCCGGAAACGACGACCGGTGGCCGGGCGCTGAAGTTTTACGCCTCCGTCCGGATGGACATCCGCCGCATCGGCGCCATCAAGGAGGGGACGGAAGTGGTCGGCAACCGAACCCGCGTCAAGGTGGTGAAGAACAAGGTGGCGCCGCCGTTCCGTGAGGCGGAATTCGATATCATCTACGGCGAAGGCATCTCGGCCATCGGCGAACTGATCGACCTCGCGGTCAGCTTCGAGATCATCCAGAAAAGTGGCGCCTGGTATGCCTACGGCGATCAGAAGATCGGCCAGGGGCGCGAGGCCACGAAAAACTGGCTGCGCGAATCCGCCGCCGTGCAGGAAGAAATCAAGAAACGCGTCAAGGATGCGATGGGGGTGGATGCGGAAGGCAACAAGCCCAAAGGCGGTGCATCCTCGAATGGAGAGGACGATTCCTACGACGATTAA